GGACGTGCCCGCCATCACTGACATCTACAATCACGCGGTCGAGCACACGACCGCCTCGTACGACCTCGAACCGGTCACGCTGGAATCGCGCCTGGACTGGTTCGACGAGAAAACCGCGCACGGCTGGCCCGTCTGGGTCGCCGTCAGTGGGGAAGAGGTGGTCGGCTGGGCGACCTTCGGGCCGTTCCGCGCCAAGCCCGGCTACCGCTTCACCGCCGAGCACAGCGTGTACGTCCGGGACGGTCTGCGCGGGCAGGGCGTGGGCGGCGCCCTGATGCTCCCGCTGATCGAGGAGGCGCGCGCGCGTGGGCTGCACTCGCTGATCGGCGGGGTGGATGCCGAGAACGCCGGGAGCCTCGCGTTCCACGAACGGCTGGGCTTCACGCCGGTCGCGCACTTCCGGCAGGTGGGTCACAAGTTCGGGCGCTGGCTGGACCTCGTGTTCGTGCAGAGGTTGCTGAACGCAAGCTCAGATTGAGCATCCTCTCTAGACAGGGCTGAAATCATTCGACGGTCAGAATGGGCCAGCCCTGTTCAACTCATCACATTTCTGCATTTCAAATGCAAATTTTGCTTGGGCAATTCCATTCATGCGCCAGTTAATTCATGAGGTTGATTTGAGTTGACCTCGCGCCCAGATGCAGTTCTTGACCCTGCATTCATACGCCAATATATTTAGCTCGCTGGAAAACGAAATCTGGACCTCAAGCTCACCGGCTGCGCGCCGGAACTTGTCGTATTTCCTTTCACGCACCCTGGAGGACCCCATGAAAAAAGCCCTGACTCTTGCCCTCGCCCTGACGGTCGGCACCGCCGCCGCCCAGAGCGCCTTCGTCTGGCCCGCCGCCTGGACCGCTGAACAGAACACCGCGAACAAACGCGGCGGTGAACTGCGCCTGTCCGCCATCAGCGACTTCAAGACGATGAACCCCTTCACCAGCAGCGAAGCGGACAGCATCCCTGACCGCATGGAAACCGGCGCCGGTCTGTTCACCCAGGACCCCCGCAACGACGAGTTCATCCCGTACATGGCCGCTGCTCCCGCCGTGGTCAGCAACAACAACAAGCGCTTCGTGGTCAAGATCCGCCAGGGCATGAAGTTCAGCGACGGTCAGGCCATCACCGCCGACGACTGGGTCACCACCTGGAAGATCCACACCGACGACAAGGTCGGCAGCAACAGCCGCGACTCCTTCTTCCTGGTCGGCAAGCCCATCACGGTCAAGAAGATCGACAACTACACCCTGCAGTTCGACTTCCCCCAGCCCAGCGCCAGCGCCCTGAGCATCCTCAGCTACGCCCCCTGGCCTGACCACGTCTTCGGCAAGGCCTACCGCGAGGGCGGCGCCGACGCCATCAAGAAGATGTGGGGCCTCTCCACCCCCGCCAGCCAGATCGTCAGCCCCGGCATGTGGGTCGTCGAGTCCTACCGCGCCGGCGAGCGCACCGTGTTCAAGAAGAACAACAACTGGGGCGACTGGAACAAGGACAGCCGCGGTCAGGAACTGCCCTACCTGAGCAACCTCTCCGTGCGCATCGTCGCCGACGCCAACGCCTCCCTGGCCGCCTTCCTGGCCGGTCAGATCGACATCGTCGGCATGCGCAACGCCGACGACCTGGCCCAGACCAAGCGCGCCATCGACAACGGCAGCCTGAAGGCCTTCCTGAAGCCCAACGTCAGCCCCCAGGCCACCAGCCAGTGGATCACCTTCAACTGGAACAAGGCCAGCGACCCCGCCAAGCAGAAACTGTTCCGTGACGTGCGCTTCCGCCGCGCCATGAGCCACATCGCCAACCGTCAGGCCATGGTGCAGCTCGCCCTGGGCGGCCTGGGTAGCGAGACCTACTTCAGCGTCTACCCCATCTTCAAGAACCAGATCGAGGCGGGCCTCGCCGCCGGCGCCCCCCAGTACAAGTACGACCTCGCGCAGGCCAGCAAGCTGCTCGCGCAGATCGGCTACACCAAGAAGAACGCCCAGGGCTACCTGGTCGACAAGAGCGGCAAGGTGCTGGAATTCAACCTGAGCACCAACGCGGGCAACACCGTCCGCGAGCAGCTGGGCCGCATCTTCGCCGACGAGGCCAAGAAGGTCGGCGTGAAGGTCAACTTCACCCCCATCGACTTCAACACCCTGGTCGGCCAGCTGACCTCCAAGGGCGAGAACCGTCCCTTCGACGCCATCCTGCTGGGCCTGTCCGGCGGCAGCAACATCTGGAGCTTCGGCAGCAACGTCGTCCCCTGCGGCGGCAACCTGCACTCCTACAACAACCCCACCGACGGCAAGTGCGCCACCAGCCAGGAACAGCTGATGACCAAGCTGTACTACCAAGGCGACGCGGAACTGAACGACGCCAAGCGCCGCGCCATCGGCGGCCAGCTGATGAAGGCCGAAGGCGAACTGCAGCCCGTCATCTACCTCGTGGGCGGCAACTTCCACGTGGCCTTCAACGAGCGTCTGGGCGGCGAATTCGCAGCCAACATGATGGACGCCTACTACGGCCAGCGCTTCCAGGCCCTGACCTTCATCAAGTAAGCGACCAGAGCAGCACGCTGCTCCCACGGGGGGTGGTCCGCCCGCGCGGACTGCCCCCCACACCCATGACGCCCCACGGAGTACCCGCATGATCCCATTCCTCCTGCGCCGCCTGGTGCAGTCCATCCCCACCCTGTTCCTGGCCAGCATCCTGATCTTCTTCGTGATCCAGCTGGCCCCCGGCGACTTCCTGACCCCGGCCAAGCTCAACCCGAACATCAGCCCCGAGTCGCTGGCCGCCCTGGAACGCAACTTCGGCCTGGACCGACACCCCATCGAGCAGTACTTCCTATGGATGAAGAACATGCTCTTCAACTTCGATCTGGGCCTGTCGTTCTCGTACCAGCAGCCCGTGCTGGACGTCATCAAGCCCCGAATCGCCAACTCGATGTACCTGGTGCTGCTGTACACGGTGCTGTTCTACGCCATCGCCATTCCCATCGGCGTGTTCGGCGCCGTGCGGCAGAACTCGCTGGGCGACAAGACCATCAACGTCATCCTGTACTTCCTGCTGGGCTTCCCCAGCTTCTTCCTGGCGCTGATCGTCATCTACTTCATCCTGCAGGTCCGTACCGCGACCGGCTGGGACATCCCCATCAACGGCATGACCAGCAACGGATACGACAGCATGACCCCGGTCCAGAAATTCCTGGACATCGTCAAGCACCTCGCGATTCCCGCGATCATCCTGGCCGTCAGCGACGCCGCCGGACTGACCCGCGTCATTCGCGGCCAGATGCTGGAAGTCATGCGCTCGGACTACATCCGCACCGCGCGCGCCAAGGGCGTCAGCGAACGCACCGCCATCTGGAAGCACACCTTCCGCAACGCCATCCTGCCCATCGTGGCGAACATCGGGGGCCTGCTGCCCAGCGCGGTCGCCGGCGCCGGATTCATCGAGGTCGTGTTCGCGTACCCAGGCATGACCCCCATGATCCTCGACGCGATCAACGCGCAGGACCTGTACCTCATCGCGGGCTTCACCGTGATCACCACCGTCCTGCTCGTGATCGGCAACGCCCTGAGCGACATTCTCCTCGCGGTCGTAGACCCGCGCATCAAGGTCGGCTGACATGACCACCACCGCTCCCACCACCCCCGCAAAGAAGGACAAGGCCCTCGGCCAGTCGCAGCTGTCTGTCGCGTGGCAACAGTTCCGCAAGAACCGCCTCGCTCAGGCCGGCGGCCTGATGCTGATCCTGCTGTACCTCATGGCGATCTTCGCGCCGTTCATCGCGCCGGACGCCCTGTCCTCGTACTCGACCAGCAACATCACCCGCTTCCACCCCCCCACCCCCATCCAGTTCCGGGACCCCGACACCGGCGCGTTCACGCGTCCCTACGTGTTCAAGTACACCCAGCAGCTGAACATGGACACCTTCGTGAACGAGTTCAAGCCCACCACGGAACGCTGCCCGCTGTACTTCGGCGTGCGCGGGGCCAGCTACAAGATCCTGGGCCTGTTCCCCGGCAACCTGCACCTGTTCGGCACGACCAAGGAAGAGTGCAGTCTGTACCTGTTCGGCGCCGAGGACCTGGGCCGCGACCTGTTCACCCGCACGCTGTACGCCTCGCAGATCAGCCTGACCATCGGCTTCGGCGCGGTGCTGATCACCACCCTGATCGGCCTGATGATGGGCGCCATGGCCGCGTACTTCGGTGGCATCGTCGACACGATCATCATGCGCCTCGTCGAGGTGCTTGCCGCGATCCCCTCACTGTTCCTGCTGCTGCTGCTGCGCAGCGTGTTCCCCAAGGACATCAACCCGATCCTGGCGCTGTACGTGATCCTGGGCATCCTGGCCTTCATCGGCTGGGGCGGCTTGGCCCGCGTCGCGCGCGGGCAGCTGCTCAGCGTGCGTGAACAGGACTTCGTGTCCGCCGCCAAGAGCCTCGGCGCCAGCGACAACCGCATCATGTGGCGCCACATGCTGCCCACCCTGACGACCTACGTGATCGTCACGACCAGCCTCGCCATCCCCAGCTTCATCCTGCTGGAATCCGGCCTGAGCTTCCTGGGGATCGGCGCCGTGGAACCCTACGCCTCGTGGGGCAGCCTGCTGAAAGCCGCGCAGGACGGCGGCCTGAGCAGCCTGAACACCCGCCCCTGGGTCCTGATCCCCGGCTTCTTCATCGTGTTCACCGTCATGTGCTTCCAGCTGCTCGGCGACGGGCTGCGCGACGCCTTCGACCCGCGCAAACGCTCCTGACCCCAGCCCACGTCCGGCGCGGCCCATTTCGCTGGCCGCGCCGAACGTGACAGAACGCCCTAGAATCCCTAACGGTTGTATGATGCACAACGTGTTGAAAACGGAGGAACAATGACCCACCAGGGTGAAGTCCTGTTGGCCGTGAACGGCCTGAAAACTTACTTCAGTACCGACGACGGTGTCGTGAAGAGCGTCGACGGCGTGACCTTCCACATCAAGAAAGGCGAAACCCTCGCCGTCGTGGGCGAATCCGGCTCCGGCAAGAGCGTCACCAGCCTGTCGGTCATGCGCCTGATCCCGACCCCTCCCGGCAAGATCGTGGAAGGGGAGATCCTCTTCACCGGCAAGGACGGCGTTCAGAAGAACATCGTCACGCTGAGCGAAGCGGACATGCGCAAGATCCGCGGGAACGACATCTCCATGATCTTCCAGGAGCCCATGACCAGCCTGAACCCCGTCTATACCGTCGGGGACCAGATCGCTGAAGCCGTCATGCTGCACCAGGGCAAGAACAAGAAGGACGCCATGGGCGTCGCCACCGACATGCTGCGGTTCGTGGGCATCCCCGCCCCGGAAAAGCGCGTCAACGAGTACCCGCACCAGATGTCCGGCGGGATGCGTCAGCGCGTCATGATCGCCATGGCCCTGAGCTGCAAACCCGCCCTGCTGATCGCCGACGAGCCCACCACCGCGCTCGACGTGACCATCCAGGCGCAGATTCTCGACCTGATGCGCAACCTGCAGAAGGAAGTCGGGATGAGCATCCTGTTCATCACGCACAACCTCGGGGTCGTGGCCGAGATGGCCGACCGCGTCGTCGTGATGTACGGCGGCCGCGTGGTCGAGGAAGGCGACGTCGTGGACATCTTCCAGGCGCCCCGCCACCCCTACACCATCGGTCTGCTGAACTCCATCCCCAGACCCGGCGAGTACGAGCACGTGCCCGGCCAGCCCAAGGGCCGCCTGGAAGCCATTCCCGGCAACGTGCCCAACCCCCTGAACCTGCCGCCCGGCTGCGCCTTCGAGCCCCGCTGCAAGTTCGCCGTTCCCGACTGCTCGAAAGCTGTTCCCGCCCTGGAAGACACCGGGCAGGGCCACATGTCCCGCTGCATCCGCTGGCGTGAACTCGCGCAGGCGCAGCGTGAGGTGACCGCATGACCGCCGTAAGCAAAGACCGCCGCAGCATGCCCGCCATGGGCGAGACGCTGCTGGACGTCCAGAACCTCGAAAAATACTTCCCGATCCGCGGAGGACTGCTGTCCCGCGTCGTCGGGAACGTCAAGGCCGTCAACGACGTGTCCTTCAAGATCGGGCGCGGCGAAGTGGTCGGCCTGGTGGGCGAATCCGGCTCCGGGAAGACCACCGCCGGGCGAGCCATCCTGCGCCTGATCGAACCGACCGGCGGGCAGGTGCTGTTCAACGGCACCGACATCACCAAGCTGTCCAAGGGGCAGATGCGTGACTACCGCCGCGAGATGCAGATCATCTTCCAGGACCCGTTCGCCAGCCTGAACCCCCGCATGACCGTCAGCGACATCATCGGCGAGGCCATGCAGATCCACAACCTGCACCCCGGTAAGGGCCGCATCGACCGCATCGCCGAACTCCTGCAGAAGGTCGGCCTGCGCCCCGAGCACATGCGCCGCTACCCGCACGAGTTCAGCGGCGGCCAGCGCCAGCGCATCGGGATCGCCCGCGCCCTGGCCGTGGACCCCGCGTTCATCGTCGCCGACGAGCCCGTCTCGGCGCTCGACGTGTCGATCCAGGCGCAGGTCGTGAACCTGCTGCAGGACCTGCAGGAAGAACTGGGCCTGACCGTGCTGTTCATCGCGCACGACCTCGCCGTCGTCGAGTACATCTGCGACCGCATCATCGTGATGTACCTGGGCCGCGTCATGGAAATCGCGCCCAGCCGCGAACTGAACCGCAACCCCAAACACCCCTACACGGAAGCGCTCCTGTCGGCCGCGCCCGTGCCCGACCCCACCGTCAAACGCCAGCGCATCATCCTGGAAGGCGACATCCCCAGCCCGATCAACCCGCCGTCGGGGTGCGTGTTCCGCACCCGCTGCCGCTACGCGATCGCCGACTGCGCCAACATCGTCCCCGAACTGCGCGAAGTCGCCCCCGGCCACTTCAAGGCCTGCATCCGCGACGACATCCTCTAAGCGTCCCGAGCAGACGAACAGCCCGCCACCCCACATCCGGGGCGGCGGGTTTTCTGTCGCGTTCCTGACGCACGCTCTCACATCTCATATTGAGCGGCGGGTCACCATCCAGACATGAAAAACAGCCTGTCCGTCGCCGCTGCCGTCGCCACCACCCTCGCCCTCGGAAGTGCCAGCGCCGCCGACCTGCGCATCTACCCCAGCTTCAGTGAGGTGCGTGAACCCGTCACCGCCGACACGAACACCCTCCGCCTGAACCTGCCCCTCGACACCTGGCAGAACATTCTGTCCGGCAGCCTCGACCTCGAAGGCCTCACCTTCACGCAGGCCATCCAGAAACAGGAAGCGAACTGGCTCAGCAGCCTCGAAGGCCAGACCATCTATCTGCGCCGAGACGGCAAAACCGAACCCGTCACCCTGATCCGCGCCCGCGACCTGCTCGTCAAGGACGCCCAGGGCCGCTACTTCACCGCCCGCTACGAAGACCTCCAGTTCGACGCCGCGCCACCCGCCAACCCCCAGGCCCCCACCCAGAGCGTCACCTACACCCTCGCCCAGCCCGGCAAGGGCACCCTGAGCTACCTGACCCGCGCCGTCACCTGGACCCCCCGCTACACCCTGAAAGCCAGCAGCAGCGGCGCACAACTGGCCGCCCTGGCCGACATCCGCAACACCACCGAACAGGCCTACGACGTCCAGAACACCGAACTCTACGCCGGAGACGTCAACATCCA
This region of Deinococcus sp. JMULE3 genomic DNA includes:
- a CDS encoding ABC transporter ATP-binding protein, translating into MTHQGEVLLAVNGLKTYFSTDDGVVKSVDGVTFHIKKGETLAVVGESGSGKSVTSLSVMRLIPTPPGKIVEGEILFTGKDGVQKNIVTLSEADMRKIRGNDISMIFQEPMTSLNPVYTVGDQIAEAVMLHQGKNKKDAMGVATDMLRFVGIPAPEKRVNEYPHQMSGGMRQRVMIAMALSCKPALLIADEPTTALDVTIQAQILDLMRNLQKEVGMSILFITHNLGVVAEMADRVVVMYGGRVVEEGDVVDIFQAPRHPYTIGLLNSIPRPGEYEHVPGQPKGRLEAIPGNVPNPLNLPPGCAFEPRCKFAVPDCSKAVPALEDTGQGHMSRCIRWRELAQAQREVTA
- a CDS encoding ABC transporter ATP-binding protein is translated as MTAVSKDRRSMPAMGETLLDVQNLEKYFPIRGGLLSRVVGNVKAVNDVSFKIGRGEVVGLVGESGSGKTTAGRAILRLIEPTGGQVLFNGTDITKLSKGQMRDYRREMQIIFQDPFASLNPRMTVSDIIGEAMQIHNLHPGKGRIDRIAELLQKVGLRPEHMRRYPHEFSGGQRQRIGIARALAVDPAFIVADEPVSALDVSIQAQVVNLLQDLQEELGLTVLFIAHDLAVVEYICDRIIVMYLGRVMEIAPSRELNRNPKHPYTEALLSAAPVPDPTVKRQRIILEGDIPSPINPPSGCVFRTRCRYAIADCANIVPELREVAPGHFKACIRDDIL
- a CDS encoding ABC transporter substrate-binding protein, with translation MKKALTLALALTVGTAAAQSAFVWPAAWTAEQNTANKRGGELRLSAISDFKTMNPFTSSEADSIPDRMETGAGLFTQDPRNDEFIPYMAAAPAVVSNNNKRFVVKIRQGMKFSDGQAITADDWVTTWKIHTDDKVGSNSRDSFFLVGKPITVKKIDNYTLQFDFPQPSASALSILSYAPWPDHVFGKAYREGGADAIKKMWGLSTPASQIVSPGMWVVESYRAGERTVFKKNNNWGDWNKDSRGQELPYLSNLSVRIVADANASLAAFLAGQIDIVGMRNADDLAQTKRAIDNGSLKAFLKPNVSPQATSQWITFNWNKASDPAKQKLFRDVRFRRAMSHIANRQAMVQLALGGLGSETYFSVYPIFKNQIEAGLAAGAPQYKYDLAQASKLLAQIGYTKKNAQGYLVDKSGKVLEFNLSTNAGNTVREQLGRIFADEAKKVGVKVNFTPIDFNTLVGQLTSKGENRPFDAILLGLSGGSNIWSFGSNVVPCGGNLHSYNNPTDGKCATSQEQLMTKLYYQGDAELNDAKRRAIGGQLMKAEGELQPVIYLVGGNFHVAFNERLGGEFAANMMDAYYGQRFQALTFIK
- a CDS encoding GNAT family N-acetyltransferase, which translates into the protein MTHSPVTVRAAARADVPAITDIYNHAVEHTTASYDLEPVTLESRLDWFDEKTAHGWPVWVAVSGEEVVGWATFGPFRAKPGYRFTAEHSVYVRDGLRGQGVGGALMLPLIEEARARGLHSLIGGVDAENAGSLAFHERLGFTPVAHFRQVGHKFGRWLDLVFVQRLLNASSD
- a CDS encoding ABC transporter permease, whose translation is MTTTAPTTPAKKDKALGQSQLSVAWQQFRKNRLAQAGGLMLILLYLMAIFAPFIAPDALSSYSTSNITRFHPPTPIQFRDPDTGAFTRPYVFKYTQQLNMDTFVNEFKPTTERCPLYFGVRGASYKILGLFPGNLHLFGTTKEECSLYLFGAEDLGRDLFTRTLYASQISLTIGFGAVLITTLIGLMMGAMAAYFGGIVDTIIMRLVEVLAAIPSLFLLLLLRSVFPKDINPILALYVILGILAFIGWGGLARVARGQLLSVREQDFVSAAKSLGASDNRIMWRHMLPTLTTYVIVTTSLAIPSFILLESGLSFLGIGAVEPYASWGSLLKAAQDGGLSSLNTRPWVLIPGFFIVFTVMCFQLLGDGLRDAFDPRKRS
- a CDS encoding ABC transporter permease, which gives rise to MIPFLLRRLVQSIPTLFLASILIFFVIQLAPGDFLTPAKLNPNISPESLAALERNFGLDRHPIEQYFLWMKNMLFNFDLGLSFSYQQPVLDVIKPRIANSMYLVLLYTVLFYAIAIPIGVFGAVRQNSLGDKTINVILYFLLGFPSFFLALIVIYFILQVRTATGWDIPINGMTSNGYDSMTPVQKFLDIVKHLAIPAIILAVSDAAGLTRVIRGQMLEVMRSDYIRTARAKGVSERTAIWKHTFRNAILPIVANIGGLLPSAVAGAGFIEVVFAYPGMTPMILDAINAQDLYLIAGFTVITTVLLVIGNALSDILLAVVDPRIKVG